One segment of Clavelina lepadiformis chromosome 2, kaClaLepa1.1, whole genome shotgun sequence DNA contains the following:
- the LOC143445606 gene encoding microprocessor complex subunit DGCR8-like isoform X1 — protein MDENNDSDEMSELLYGDLTAPSLNGDDGNKLNGFGHLYSDACHTESNGGSVEQMIHETLTNNDGSGDHIHNTLMPNGHVDSLINGNNAVDKEEKTDDADIKEQTAPKPVRYYTKRLLKYQTPVGSIGPLPEGWIMFPHTCGLPIYFHKESKVVTWSRPYTVTAEMGRVKKHDVPVASIPCLEYHRTRQKIEKELKKKSCHPQGDTSLVNGSTEHESKAAEQDFKSTELFSSQNEPSPGSPVPKAILHNANDIYLGEEELISYLDKRFLFDTTTVPHFEKWADKRKFTRKQRQEAAENFENNKSNVTKQLGPAKMITLTIPREGVSDRPQKVVFNTSVKPMVCILHEYTQSVLRSKVQYVFTTKDDSSEPFEAKIVINDKTYGTAQGVNKKAAKNKAALETMEMLAPGFKKQVEENSGESSVEYFNDVPVTDPRIYELCLHAGNYLPHQLLSECLKRNQGLADTAMQFEVQVGKAKMVEYKMVCGKHTVTGSAKNKKISKQLAAQQILQLLHPKVTSWGEMIKMYGTSVAEKRARKKNIEQEIFELKQRRSAPESNGDVTSHEEMTSATKNKDPTVANPELLSKLRQMMQQLSEKRKSKEETKEESGGAKRSKLHLIDV, from the exons ATGGATGAAAATAATGACAGTGATGAAATGAGCGAACTGTTGTATGGGGATTTGACAGCTCCAAGCTTGAATGGTGACGATGGCAACAAATTAAATGGATTCGGCCATCTTTATTCCGATGCGTGCCACACAGAGTCAAACGGTGGCAGTGTAGAGCAGATGATTCATGAAACCTTGACCAATAATGACGGCAGTGGTGATCACATTCATAACACATTGATGCCAAACGGCCATGTCGATTCCTTAATTAATGGGAACAATGCTGTTG ACAAAGAGGAAAAAACTGACGATGCAGATATCAAAGAACAAACTGCCCCAAAGCCTGTTCGATATTACACTAAAAGACTTTTAAAG TATCAAACACCAGTTGGCTCCATTGGACCACTGCCTGAAGGTTGGATAATGTTCCCGCACACATGTGGACTGccaatttattttcataagGAAAGCAAAGTTGTCACATGGTCCCGGCCGTACACGGTTACAGCAGAAATGGGCCGTGTAAAG AAACATGACGTCCCGGTAGCAAGTATACCTTGTCTTGAATATCATCGAACGAGACAGAAAATTGAAAaggaattgaaaaagaaatcTTGCCATCCACAAGGTGACACCA GCCTGGTAAATGGCTCGACAGAGCATGAGAGCAAAGCTGCGGAGCAGGATTTTAAATCgacagaacttttttcaagtcAAAACGAACCTTCCCCTGGCTCACCTGTACCTAAAGCAATCCTGCATAACGCTAACGATATTTACTTAG GTGAAGAAGAACTAATAAGTTACCTGGACAAGAGATTTCTGTTTGACACAACAACTGTTCCACATTTCGAGAAGTGGGCTGACAAGCGAAAGTTCACCAGGAAACAGCGACAAGAAGCTGCAGAAAATTTCGAAAATAACAAATCCAATGTGACAAAACAG CTCGGCCCCGCGAAGATGATAACCCTCACTATACCTCGTGAAGGGGTCAGCGATAGACCCCAAA AAGTTGTATTCAACACCAGCGTGAAACCTATGGTTTGCATTTTACACGAATATACACAAAGTGTTTTGAGAAGTAAAGTTCAGTACGTCTTCACAACAAAAG ATGACAGCAGTGAACCTTTCGAGGCAAAAATTGTGATAAATGACAAAACTTACGGCACAGCACAAGGAGTCAATAAGAAGGCTGCCAAAAATAAAGCGGCCTTGGAAACAATGGAAATGTTGGCGCCTGGTTTTAAG AAACAAGTAGAAGAGAATTCAGGTGAATCCTCGGTCGAATATTTCAATGATGTCCCGGTCACTGATCCTCGTATCTATGAGCTCTGTCTCCACGCCGGCAATTACCTTCCTCATCAGTTGTTGTCCGAGTGCCTAAAAAG GAACCAGGGGCTGGCAGACACAGCGATGCAGTTCGAAGTGCAAGTTGGCAAAGCAAAGATGGTCGAGTATAAGATGGTATGCGGCAAGCACACAGTCACT GGAAGTGCAAAGAACAAGAAGATCAGCAAACAACTGGCCGCCCAGCAAATCCTGCAGCTGCTCCACCCCAAG GTGACGTCATGGGGTGAGATGATCAAGATGTACGGGACTTCGGTCGCGGAGAAGCGCGCGCGGAAAAAGAACATTGAGCAGGAGATATTTGAGTTGAAACAGCGAAGATCCGCTCCTGAGTCCAACGGCGACGTGACGTCACACGAAGAAATGACTTCAGCGACGAAAAACAAAGACCCGACCGTGGCCAATCCTGAGCTCTTGTCCAAGTTGCGTCAGATGATGCAGCAGTTGAGTGAGAAGCGCAAGAGCAAAGAAGAAACAAAGGAGGAGAGTGGAGGCGCGAAGAGGAGCAAACTTCATCTCATTGACGTTtaa
- the LOC143445605 gene encoding heat shock factor protein 1-like — translation MMKKQPLDKAPSITPAGYGNTIPTFLLKLLNLLQEPEFHDSVSWNKDGTSFIVHDQANFAKNVLPKYFKHNKFASFVRQLNMYGFRKVTTITQGSLTAHQEAIEFHHPCFLRDDQSSLLSIKRKVTQTSNKQSLDDVGQLLDEMHDIKDSQFSISNTLTELKQENEDLWREVVSLRQKHARQQKVVNHLIKFLVSLVQHHGMGVKRRLPLMIDDGSGTSEAKVSRPGETTDLDAPTSPSAFIDEDNISDGPFITELLSSKFSSDPSGGHTILGERNVTSDGQPSNNTNFDISDLIQYNEVSSQKSQGKTMTLNSPVTSNSTENMSNAIALPNRSNLELPSVSPLEEDHDDSDLVDNFINSLTDGSTVITTPDVSTTPSNQQVAIPSSPKLFKDVEKINASMDSIQSNLQTLQQRISNNQQLKLDYDLIQELFNGSVDITPSPQILDPSLSIPVTRPQAAGNELVQYNSKLLTDLTADGNEDPNADLLKLLQQ, via the coding sequence ATGATGAAGAAACAGCCTTTGGATAAAGCTCCAAGTATTACACCAGCAGGGTACGGCAACACCATCCCGACATTTCTCTTGAAGCTTCTAAACCTTCTTCAGGAACCTGAGTTCCATGACTCTGTTTCTTGGAACAAGGATGGAACGTCATTTATCGTCCATGACCAAGCAAattttgccaagaatgttctACCAAAGTACTTCAAACACAATAAATTTGCAAGTTTTGTGAGGCAATTAAACATGTATGGCTTCAGGAAAGTGACAACAATAACGCAAGGATCACTGACGGCTCACCAGGAAGCAATCGAGTTCCATCATCCATGTTTTCTCCGGGATGATCAGTCGTCGTTGCTGTCGATAAAACGCAAAGTCACTCAAACAAGTAACAAACAGTCTTTAGATGACGTCGGTCAACTTTTAGATGAAATGCACGACATAAAAGATTCCCAGTTCTCGATATCGAACACGCTCACCGAGTTAAAACAGGAAAACGAAGATTTGTGGAGGGAGGTGGTTTCATTGCGGCAGAAGCACGCCCGGCAACAGAAAGTTGTCAATCATCTCATAAAGTTCCTGGTCAGCCTTGTGCAACACCACGGCATGGGCGTAAAACGAAGATTGCCTTTGATGATAGATGATGGCAGTGGTACTTCGGAGGCCAAAGTGTCTAGACCGGGTGAGACAACAGACTTGGATGCACCGACAAGTCCTAGCGCATTCATCGACGAAGATAACATCTCAGATGGGCCTTTCATTACTGAACTTTTATCGAGCAAATTCTCGTCAGATCCCAGTGGTGGCCACACAATTCTTGGTGAAAGAAATGTTACTTCAGATGGACAACCATCCAACAATAcgaattttgatatttctgaTCTCATTCAGTATAATGAAGTAAGTTCTCAGAAGTCCCAAGGTAAAACGATGACTTTGAACAGTCCTGTGACTTCAAATTCAACGGAAAATATGTCAAATGCTATTGCTTTGCCAAATAGATCTAATTTAGAACTCCCCTCGGTTTCACCACTGGAAGAAGACCACGATGACTCTGACTTGGTCGATAATTTCATTAACTCTCTTACCGACGGTAGCACTGTTATAACAACACCAGATGTCAGCACAACGCCTTCCAACCAACAAGTTGCGATCCCTTCCAGTCCCAAATTGTTCAAAGATGTTGAGAAAATCAACGCAAGCATGGACAGCATACAGAGCAATTTGCAAACCTTGCAACAACGTATTTCAAACAATCAACAGTTAAAGTTGGACTATGACCTCATACAGGAATTATTTAATGGATCAGTAGACATAACCCCATCGCCCCAAATACTGGACCCATCATTAAGTATCCCGGTAACCCGACCGCAAGCTGCTGGTAATGAACTTGTACAGTACAACAGTAAATTGCTGACAGATTTGACAGCTGACGGCAATGAGGATCCAAATGCCGATTTATTGAAACTATTGCAACAATGA
- the LOC143445606 gene encoding microprocessor complex subunit DGCR8-like isoform X2, with protein sequence MDENNDSDEMSELLYGDLTAPSLNGDDGNKLNGFGHLYSDACHTESNGGSVEQMIHETLTNNDGSGDHIHNTLMPNGHVDSLINGNNAVDKEEKTDDADIKEQTAPKPVRYYTKRLLKYQTPVGSIGPLPEGWIMFPHTCGLPIYFHKESKVVTWSRPYTVTAEMGRVKKHDVPVASIPCLEYHRTRQKIEKELKKKSCHPQGLVNGSTEHESKAAEQDFKSTELFSSQNEPSPGSPVPKAILHNANDIYLGEEELISYLDKRFLFDTTTVPHFEKWADKRKFTRKQRQEAAENFENNKSNVTKQLGPAKMITLTIPREGVSDRPQKVVFNTSVKPMVCILHEYTQSVLRSKVQYVFTTKDDSSEPFEAKIVINDKTYGTAQGVNKKAAKNKAALETMEMLAPGFKKQVEENSGESSVEYFNDVPVTDPRIYELCLHAGNYLPHQLLSECLKRNQGLADTAMQFEVQVGKAKMVEYKMVCGKHTVTGSAKNKKISKQLAAQQILQLLHPKVTSWGEMIKMYGTSVAEKRARKKNIEQEIFELKQRRSAPESNGDVTSHEEMTSATKNKDPTVANPELLSKLRQMMQQLSEKRKSKEETKEESGGAKRSKLHLIDV encoded by the exons ATGGATGAAAATAATGACAGTGATGAAATGAGCGAACTGTTGTATGGGGATTTGACAGCTCCAAGCTTGAATGGTGACGATGGCAACAAATTAAATGGATTCGGCCATCTTTATTCCGATGCGTGCCACACAGAGTCAAACGGTGGCAGTGTAGAGCAGATGATTCATGAAACCTTGACCAATAATGACGGCAGTGGTGATCACATTCATAACACATTGATGCCAAACGGCCATGTCGATTCCTTAATTAATGGGAACAATGCTGTTG ACAAAGAGGAAAAAACTGACGATGCAGATATCAAAGAACAAACTGCCCCAAAGCCTGTTCGATATTACACTAAAAGACTTTTAAAG TATCAAACACCAGTTGGCTCCATTGGACCACTGCCTGAAGGTTGGATAATGTTCCCGCACACATGTGGACTGccaatttattttcataagGAAAGCAAAGTTGTCACATGGTCCCGGCCGTACACGGTTACAGCAGAAATGGGCCGTGTAAAG AAACATGACGTCCCGGTAGCAAGTATACCTTGTCTTGAATATCATCGAACGAGACAGAAAATTGAAAaggaattgaaaaagaaatcTTGCCATCCACAAG GCCTGGTAAATGGCTCGACAGAGCATGAGAGCAAAGCTGCGGAGCAGGATTTTAAATCgacagaacttttttcaagtcAAAACGAACCTTCCCCTGGCTCACCTGTACCTAAAGCAATCCTGCATAACGCTAACGATATTTACTTAG GTGAAGAAGAACTAATAAGTTACCTGGACAAGAGATTTCTGTTTGACACAACAACTGTTCCACATTTCGAGAAGTGGGCTGACAAGCGAAAGTTCACCAGGAAACAGCGACAAGAAGCTGCAGAAAATTTCGAAAATAACAAATCCAATGTGACAAAACAG CTCGGCCCCGCGAAGATGATAACCCTCACTATACCTCGTGAAGGGGTCAGCGATAGACCCCAAA AAGTTGTATTCAACACCAGCGTGAAACCTATGGTTTGCATTTTACACGAATATACACAAAGTGTTTTGAGAAGTAAAGTTCAGTACGTCTTCACAACAAAAG ATGACAGCAGTGAACCTTTCGAGGCAAAAATTGTGATAAATGACAAAACTTACGGCACAGCACAAGGAGTCAATAAGAAGGCTGCCAAAAATAAAGCGGCCTTGGAAACAATGGAAATGTTGGCGCCTGGTTTTAAG AAACAAGTAGAAGAGAATTCAGGTGAATCCTCGGTCGAATATTTCAATGATGTCCCGGTCACTGATCCTCGTATCTATGAGCTCTGTCTCCACGCCGGCAATTACCTTCCTCATCAGTTGTTGTCCGAGTGCCTAAAAAG GAACCAGGGGCTGGCAGACACAGCGATGCAGTTCGAAGTGCAAGTTGGCAAAGCAAAGATGGTCGAGTATAAGATGGTATGCGGCAAGCACACAGTCACT GGAAGTGCAAAGAACAAGAAGATCAGCAAACAACTGGCCGCCCAGCAAATCCTGCAGCTGCTCCACCCCAAG GTGACGTCATGGGGTGAGATGATCAAGATGTACGGGACTTCGGTCGCGGAGAAGCGCGCGCGGAAAAAGAACATTGAGCAGGAGATATTTGAGTTGAAACAGCGAAGATCCGCTCCTGAGTCCAACGGCGACGTGACGTCACACGAAGAAATGACTTCAGCGACGAAAAACAAAGACCCGACCGTGGCCAATCCTGAGCTCTTGTCCAAGTTGCGTCAGATGATGCAGCAGTTGAGTGAGAAGCGCAAGAGCAAAGAAGAAACAAAGGAGGAGAGTGGAGGCGCGAAGAGGAGCAAACTTCATCTCATTGACGTTtaa
- the LOC143445607 gene encoding uncharacterized protein LOC143445607: MSLEVEKCSHVSDDTKWIFFWFFIVVSAVGITGNMLSVLILTRKKNRILSPAYSVYIIALAIADSGMLFFTGFLRYAVVTWMYDQRYKMSLYEVYLCRLHRFLMHTFHNASVWLLLVMTFDRFLAVRFPFFYRKIKHDASVAKKVCIATFVTSLVLATPFLLVGAIDPEGKAMEVGGKFHFRPTPFANVTLQNSSMFNVNLLNFNTSEKPSSIAQAQNILQISRKTSETNANDGCSLTATFSKNTAFIINVIFHIVLAFLLPYLVLFCFNVAIFWHLNCYSGVVSLVGSRQRLNRKITVMMLAVCFVFIILWLPQVWILFQSTDAHSHSCNSNDVPVSLATLSGVANSALNFFLYCMTVNKFRKAAWNCIRPACILGPAEPDTPSSSIRLTTLSFKSRSLLSQQKLSKRSEVETRAPVALSLNSQKVTEIDTFNEESKQLCSFFKTSEKKAMTSQLR, encoded by the exons ATGTCGCTGGAAGTGGAAAAATGTTCCCACGTTTCGGACGATACGAAATGGATATTTTTCTGGTTCTTCATCGTCGTTTCAGCGGTTGGCATCACTG GAAACATGTTGTCGGTCCTCATCCTGACGCGGAAGAAGAACAGAATCCTCTCCCCGGCTTACAGCGTCTACATCATCGCGCTCGCTATCGCCGACAGTGGCATGCTCTTCTTCACAGGTTTCCTCAG ATACGCGGTGGTGACTTGGATGTACGACCAACGGTACAAAATGTCCTTGTACGAGGTCTATCTATGCAGGCTACATCGGTTCCTCATGCACactttccacaacgcgtcggTCTGGTTGCTACTGGTGATGACCTTTGACCGATTTCTGGCTGTTCGATTTCCgtttttttatagaaaaatCAAACACGACGCTTCTGTGGCGAAGAAG GTGTGCATTGCCacttttgttacgtcattggtGTTGGCGACGCCATTCCTGTTGGTCGGTGCGATTGATCCGGAAGGGAAGGCGATGGAAGTTGGCGGAAAATTCCACTTCCGGCCGACTCCGTTCGCGAACGTGACGCTACAAAACAGTAGCATGTTCAACGTGAACTTGCTAAACTTCAACACTTCGGAGAAGCCTTCGTCGATCGCACAGGCGCAAAATATATTACAAATATCGCGGAAGACTTCGGAAACCAA CGCCAATGATGGATGTTCTTTGACCgcgacattttcaaagaatACCGCCTTCATAATCAACGTCATCTTTCACATTGTCCTCGCCTTTCTTCTTCCCTACCTGGTGCTCTTCTGCTTCAACGTCGCCATCTTCTGGCATCTCAACTGCTATTCCGGGGTCGTCTCCCTGGTCGGGTCAAGGCAGAGACTGAACAGGAAAATCACG GTCATGATGCTTGCCGTATGCTTTGTCTTCATAATCTTGTGGCTTCCTCAAGTGTGGATCCTCTTTCAAAGCACGGACGCGCATTCCCACAGCTGCAATTCTAACGATGTTCCTGTCTCGTTGGCGACACTTAGCGGCGTTGCAAATTCCGCACTGAACTTCTTCCTTTACTGCATGACAGTGAACAAGTTTCGAAAAGCAGCCTGGAATTGCATCCGGCCCGCTTGCATACTGGGGCCTGCAGAACCGGATACCCCATCTAGCTCGATAAGACTGACCACCCTCAGTTTTAAATCACGTTCTCTGCTGAGTCAGCAGAAATTGAGTAAACGTTCAGAGGTTGAAACCCGCGCGCCGGTTGCGTTAAGTTTAAACTCACAAAAAGTGACTGAGATTGACACATTCAACGAGGAATCAAAGCAGCTTTGCAGTTTCTTCAAAACTTCAGAAAAGAAAGCGATGACGTCGCAATTACGCTAA